The Carnobacterium sp. 17-4 genome has a window encoding:
- a CDS encoding NUDIX hydrolase N-terminal domain-containing protein — MDNYLDHYRRLLSIAEAGLFYGKDLFDKERYEELQELSLKLISNLSNEPIEKLKKIVDSNEGYPTPKIDVRGYIKKDEKILLVEDAKTKKWAMPGGYAEVGLTPKENVIKEVLEETGLIVESCELIAVFDTNLRKDIPQMFQYYKLVFDCTVNDDGLFKENIETSDMDFFTLDDLPPLSLNRTTKEQLTKLSSSKNVYFD; from the coding sequence ATAGACAATTATTTAGACCACTATAGAAGATTACTTTCAATAGCTGAAGCGGGGCTATTTTATGGGAAAGATTTATTTGATAAAGAACGATATGAAGAATTACAAGAACTATCATTAAAGTTAATAAGCAATTTGAGCAATGAACCGATTGAAAAATTGAAAAAAATTGTTGATTCTAATGAAGGATACCCTACTCCTAAAATAGATGTTAGAGGTTATATAAAAAAAGATGAAAAAATCTTACTTGTAGAAGATGCTAAGACAAAAAAATGGGCTATGCCGGGTGGTTATGCAGAAGTAGGATTAACGCCTAAAGAAAATGTTATAAAAGAAGTGCTTGAGGAAACTGGATTAATTGTTGAGTCATGTGAGTTGATAGCGGTATTCGATACCAATTTGAGAAAAGATATTCCTCAAATGTTTCAATATTATAAACTAGTTTTTGATTGTACTGTCAATGATGACGGACTATTCAAAGAAAATATAGAAACTTCTGATATGGATTTTTTTACGTTAGATGACTTACCTCCACTATCTTTAAATAGAACAACTAAAGAACAATTAACTAAATTGTCTAGTAGTAAAAATGTCTATTTTGATTAA
- a CDS encoding tyrosine-type recombinase/integrase, with the protein MSYNVQPLRTQQEINDFLFCLRRNKNADRDVFLFLIGINSGLRMSDIVKLKKQDLISSKNPRIVEKKTGKTRILYLSSLQDLIQEYTKDLKPEDYLFPSTKGGHVEVNTVYQMFQKVAKLLGRDDIGTHTLRKTFGYHYYKKTKDVATLMEIFGHSSEKITKRYIGINEDEISETLLNFRLGF; encoded by the coding sequence ATGAGTTATAACGTCCAACCATTAAGAACGCAACAAGAAATAAACGACTTTTTATTTTGTTTAAGACGCAATAAAAACGCAGATCGGGATGTTTTTCTGTTTTTGATCGGCATTAATAGCGGTTTGCGCATGTCGGATATCGTTAAATTAAAGAAACAAGACCTTATTTCCTCAAAAAATCCCCGTATTGTCGAGAAAAAAACAGGAAAAACTCGCATTTTGTATTTGAGTAGCCTGCAGGACTTGATCCAGGAGTATACGAAAGACTTAAAGCCAGAGGATTATTTGTTTCCTAGCACCAAAGGTGGTCATGTAGAAGTGAATACGGTCTATCAGATGTTTCAAAAGGTCGCTAAGCTGTTAGGAAGAGACGATATTGGCACGCACACGCTGCGTAAGACGTTTGGTTACCACTATTACAAGAAAACCAAAGACGTGGCCACTCTGATGGAAATATTCGGTCATAGCAGCGAAAAGATCACCAAACGCTATATTGGGATCAATGAAGATGAAATTAGCGAGACATTGCTTAATTTTAGATTAGGATTTTAA
- a CDS encoding ABC transporter permease: MSPLVFFKGAWNALLKNKKRSFLTMIGIVIGIAAVSTIMSIGRGFENYVVESLNPDEGELLTVDIQFQADDVDWMLETNEDFFSDMDFRMIENITGVQSVEIISMNSDFASFDTVIEGKENYIEASLTEDKGKSVIAGRSLDFIDNEKENRVVVAPFSLVESQYETEEAAIGKGLFLGDQLYTIVGIYEEDVDSSGIFADFLPQEIEIPKNSYNRYHEEDLIEDQISITVARGSLPSDVAEASISLLEEEGSMNYRGTYTHFDMSALDDGLSQVLRGITLFIASVAGISLFIAGIGVMNMMYISVSERTKEIGIRRALGASQKSIRAQFVLEGVMMTSIGGILGYLLGWLFSSIASFFLPFSTGLDLLTILVSIGVSALVGLIFSYAPANAASKKEIIDII, encoded by the coding sequence TTGAGCCCGTTAGTGTTCTTTAAAGGTGCATGGAATGCACTGCTTAAAAATAAAAAAAGAAGCTTTCTGACGATGATTGGTATCGTAATTGGAATTGCAGCTGTTAGTACGATTATGTCCATTGGTAGAGGTTTTGAAAACTATGTCGTAGAATCTTTAAATCCTGATGAAGGAGAATTGCTGACAGTAGACATTCAGTTTCAAGCAGACGATGTTGATTGGATGCTTGAAACCAATGAAGATTTTTTTTCTGATATGGACTTTCGAATGATTGAGAATATCACCGGCGTTCAAAGTGTGGAAATAATCAGTATGAATTCAGATTTCGCTTCATTTGATACTGTGATTGAGGGTAAAGAAAATTACATAGAAGCGTCCTTGACAGAGGATAAAGGAAAATCAGTAATTGCTGGGAGGTCACTTGACTTTATCGATAATGAAAAAGAAAATCGTGTGGTTGTTGCGCCATTTTCTCTTGTTGAGAGTCAGTATGAGACTGAAGAAGCAGCTATAGGGAAAGGGCTATTCTTAGGAGATCAACTGTATACAATAGTGGGAATATATGAAGAAGACGTTGATTCTTCAGGTATTTTTGCTGATTTTCTTCCTCAGGAAATCGAAATCCCGAAAAATAGCTACAATCGTTATCATGAAGAAGATTTGATAGAAGATCAGATCAGTATAACAGTTGCCAGAGGCTCACTCCCTTCTGATGTAGCGGAAGCAAGTATTTCGCTACTGGAAGAAGAAGGGTCAATGAATTATAGAGGTACGTATACGCATTTCGACATGTCTGCTCTGGACGATGGATTATCTCAAGTATTAAGAGGTATAACACTATTTATCGCAAGCGTTGCAGGTATATCTTTATTTATTGCTGGAATCGGCGTGATGAATATGATGTACATTTCTGTTTCTGAACGTACAAAAGAAATTGGGATTCGTCGTGCACTGGGTGCTTCTCAGAAAAGTATTCGAGCACAATTCGTTTTAGAAGGCGTTATGATGACTAGTATAGGAGGTATACTTGGATACTTACTTGGCTGGCTATTTTCTTCCATTGCGTCATTCTTTTTACCATTCTCTACAGGATTAGACTTGTTAACGATTCTTGTATCTATAGGAGTCTCTGCACTAGTAGGACTGATTTTTAGTTACGCACCAGCGAATGCGGCAAGTAAGAAAGAAATTATTGATATCATTTAA